In Musa acuminata AAA Group cultivar baxijiao chromosome BXJ2-8, Cavendish_Baxijiao_AAA, whole genome shotgun sequence, one genomic interval encodes:
- the LOC135618894 gene encoding KH domain-containing protein At1g09660/At1g09670-like, with the protein MDERIPPPAYFQYSPSGVHSSPSPHHSMRSPATSDRERYLAELFAERQKLGPFLQVLPFCYRLLNHEIVRASGLAPNQTFVEHERIEPFSPLRLTGHPPIGGPMDLEGRSGMHTEENEYFQRIGVLQSSTSGWNGTPGVTTSPVVKKVIRLDVPVDKYPNYNFVGRLLGPRGNSLKRVEASTQCRVYIRGQGSVKDSIKEEKLRDKPGYEHLNEPLHVLVEAEFTADIIDARINQAVAILEDLLKPVEESVDYYKKQQLRELAILNGSLREESPHMSPSASPFNSTSMKRAKTGR; encoded by the exons ATGGACGAAAGAATCCCACCTCCTGCTTACTTCCAGTACTCCCCTTCTGGTGTCCACTCATCTCCTTCCCCTCACCACTCCATGAGGTCTCCGGCCACCTCCGACAGGGAAAG GTATTTAGCTGAACTTTTCGCTGAGAGGCAGAAACTGGGGCCATTTCTGCAAGTATTGCCATTTTGTTACAGGCTTCTAAACCATG AAATTGTGCGGGCTTCTGGTCTTGCACCTAACCAAACCTTTGTTGAGCATGAGAGAATTGAGCCTTTCTCTCCATTAAGGTTAACTGGGCACCCACCTATTGGTGGACCCATGGATCTGGAGGGGCGATCAGGGATGCACACAGAG GAAAATGAATACTTTCAAAGGATTGGGGTCCTTCAATCATCAACTTCCGGGTGGAACGGAACTCCTGGAGTTACTACGAGCCCTGTTGTGAAGAAAGTCATCAGACTAGATGTTCCTGTCGACAAGTATCCTAAC TACAACTTTGTTGGCCGTCTATTGGGACCACGAGGGAACTCCTTGAAAAGAGTTGAAGCTTCAACTCAATGTAGAGTTTATATACGTGGCCAGGGTTCAGTGAAAGATTCTATAAAG GAAGAAAAACTTAGAGATAAACCTGGATATGAACACCTTAACGAGCCACTGCATGTACTCGTTGAGGCAGAGTTTACAGCAGACATAATTGATGCTCGTATAAATCAAGCTGTTGCCATATTAGAAGATCTTCTGAAGCCCGTG GAGGAATCTGTGGATTACTACAAGAAGCAACAACTGAGGGAATTAGCTATACTGAATGGCAGCTTGAGAGAAGAGAGCCCTCATATGAGTCCCAGTGCATCCCCGTTCAACAGCACCAGCATGAAACGAGCAAAAACAGGGCGTTGA